From the Clostridium sp. Marseille-P299 genome, one window contains:
- a CDS encoding oxaloacetate decarboxylase subunit alpha, translating into MAGHAKKPVKITETILRDAHQSLIATRMTTQQMLPIIETMDQVGYHAVECWGGATFDASLRFLKEDPWERLRILRNGFKNTKLQMLLRGQNLLGYRHYADDVVEYFVQKSIANGIDIIRIFDALNDLRNVKCAVDATKKEKGHAQIAIAYTLGDSYTTEYYVNIAKQIEEMGADSLCIKDMAGLLIPYEATNLVTAIKSEIKIPIEVHTHYTSGVGGMTYLKAVEAGCDIIDTAISPFSMGTSQPATEVMVETFKDTAFDTGLSQDLLSEIADYFRPIQENALDVGLLNPKVMGVNIKTLLYQVPGGMLSNLVSQLKEQKAEDKYYDVLKEIPKVREDFGEPPLVTPSSQIVGTQAVLNVLGGERYKMITKESKALLSGEYGKTVKPFNKEVQKKAIGDKKPITCRPADLLKPELEAIEKEMSEWKQQDEDILSYALFPQVAMEYFKYRQAQQTRIDVTIADTANQAYPV; encoded by the coding sequence ATGGCAGGGCATGCTAAAAAACCGGTAAAGATTACCGAAACTATATTACGTGATGCGCATCAGTCATTAATTGCTACCCGAATGACTACGCAGCAGATGTTACCAATTATTGAGACGATGGATCAAGTTGGATATCATGCGGTAGAATGTTGGGGTGGTGCTACATTTGATGCATCCTTAAGATTCTTAAAAGAGGATCCATGGGAACGACTTCGTATCTTACGCAACGGATTTAAGAACACAAAATTACAGATGTTATTACGTGGACAAAATCTTTTAGGCTATCGTCATTATGCAGATGATGTTGTAGAATATTTTGTTCAAAAGTCAATTGCAAATGGAATTGATATTATACGTATCTTTGATGCGCTGAACGATTTACGAAATGTCAAATGTGCAGTTGACGCTACAAAGAAAGAAAAAGGTCATGCACAAATTGCAATCGCATATACCTTAGGAGATTCCTATACTACGGAATATTATGTGAATATAGCTAAACAGATTGAGGAGATGGGAGCAGACTCTTTGTGTATCAAAGATATGGCGGGACTTTTAATTCCTTATGAAGCAACAAACCTTGTAACGGCAATTAAATCTGAAATAAAAATTCCTATTGAAGTTCATACTCATTATACTTCTGGTGTTGGTGGTATGACCTATTTAAAAGCAGTGGAAGCAGGATGTGATATTATTGATACAGCAATATCACCTTTTTCAATGGGAACTAGTCAACCAGCAACGGAAGTTATGGTGGAAACATTTAAGGATACGGCTTTTGATACAGGCTTAAGTCAAGATTTATTATCTGAAATTGCAGATTATTTTAGACCAATCCAAGAAAATGCTTTGGATGTTGGATTATTAAATCCTAAGGTTATGGGTGTAAATATAAAAACACTTTTATACCAAGTGCCAGGAGGCATGTTATCTAATTTAGTATCTCAGTTAAAAGAACAAAAAGCGGAAGATAAATATTATGATGTACTAAAGGAAATTCCGAAGGTTCGCGAAGATTTTGGTGAACCACCACTTGTAACACCTTCCAGTCAGATTGTAGGTACACAAGCAGTTCTTAACGTTTTAGGTGGCGAGAGATATAAGATGATAACAAAGGAAAGTAAGGCTCTTCTTAGCGGTGAGTACGGCAAAACTGTTAAGCCTTTTAATAAAGAGGTTCAAAAGAAGGCAATTGGTGATAAAAAACCTATTACATGTCGCCCAGCGGACCTTTTAAAACCAGAACTTGAGGCTATTGAAAAAGAAATGTCTGAGTGGAAGCAACAAGATGAAGATATTCTTTCTTATGCATTATTTCCACAGGTTGCAATGGAGTATTTCAAATATCGCCAAGCACAACAAACAAGAATCGATGTAACAATTGCGGATACAGCAAATCAAGCATATCCAGTCTAA